One Pseudomonas sp. AN-1 genomic region harbors:
- a CDS encoding SpoVR family protein — translation MSPRAKKGQPLSTGSEWTFELIRSYDRELARLAERYALDTYPNQIEVITAEQMMDAYASVGMPIGYHHWSYGKHFLSTEKGYKRGQMGLAYEIVINSDPCIAYLMEENTMCMQALVVAHACYGHNSFFKGNYLFRSWTDASSIIDYLVFARQYIDKCEERHGIDAVEDLLDSCHALMNYGVDRYKRPYPISAEEERRRQKDREEQLQRQVNDLWRTIPKGAGKGRADDGKRFPPEPQENILYFIEKHAPLLEPWQREVVRIVRKIAQYFYPQRQTQVMNEGWATFWHYTLLNDLYDEGLVTDGFMMEFLQYHTSVVYQPPFDSPYYSGINPYALGFAMYRDIRRICEEPTEEDRRWFPDIAGSDWLATLKFAMQNFKDESFIQQFLSPRLIREFRLFSILDDDQQDELLVDAIHDDSGYRTIRDHLAAQYNLGNREPNVQIWNVDRRGDRSLTLRHYQHERKPLASSTEDVLRHLHRLWGFDVHLESMQGEQRVNVQHMPPKRERETEGSHFDLIARPV, via the coding sequence ATGAGCCCTCGAGCCAAGAAAGGCCAGCCCCTGTCCACCGGTTCGGAGTGGACCTTCGAGCTGATCCGCAGCTACGACCGCGAACTCGCCCGGCTGGCCGAGCGCTACGCGCTGGACACCTACCCGAACCAGATCGAGGTGATCACCGCCGAGCAGATGATGGACGCCTACGCCTCGGTCGGCATGCCCATCGGCTACCACCACTGGTCCTACGGCAAGCACTTCCTCAGCACCGAGAAGGGCTACAAGCGCGGCCAGATGGGCCTGGCCTACGAGATCGTGATCAACTCCGATCCGTGCATCGCCTACCTCATGGAAGAGAACACCATGTGCATGCAGGCGCTGGTGGTGGCGCACGCCTGCTACGGCCACAACAGCTTCTTCAAGGGCAACTACCTGTTCCGCAGCTGGACCGACGCCAGCTCGATCATCGACTACCTGGTGTTCGCCCGCCAGTACATCGACAAGTGCGAGGAGCGCCACGGCATCGACGCGGTCGAGGACCTGCTCGACTCCTGCCACGCCCTGATGAACTACGGCGTCGACCGCTACAAGCGGCCCTACCCGATCTCCGCCGAGGAGGAGCGGCGCCGCCAGAAGGACCGCGAGGAGCAGCTGCAGCGCCAGGTCAACGACCTGTGGCGAACCATCCCCAAGGGCGCCGGCAAGGGGCGCGCCGACGACGGCAAGCGCTTCCCGCCCGAGCCGCAGGAGAACATCCTCTACTTCATCGAGAAGCACGCGCCGCTGCTGGAACCCTGGCAGCGCGAGGTGGTGCGCATCGTGCGCAAGATCGCCCAGTACTTCTACCCGCAGCGCCAGACCCAGGTGATGAACGAGGGCTGGGCCACCTTCTGGCACTACACCCTGCTCAACGACCTCTACGACGAGGGCCTGGTCACCGACGGCTTCATGATGGAGTTCCTCCAGTACCACACCAGCGTGGTCTACCAGCCGCCGTTCGACAGCCCCTACTACAGCGGCATCAACCCCTATGCGCTGGGCTTCGCCATGTACCGCGACATCCGCCGCATCTGCGAGGAGCCGACCGAGGAGGACCGTCGCTGGTTCCCCGACATCGCCGGCAGCGACTGGCTGGCCACCCTCAAGTTCGCCATGCAGAACTTCAAGGACGAGAGCTTCATCCAGCAGTTCCTCTCGCCGCGGCTGATCCGCGAGTTCCGCCTGTTCAGCATCCTCGACGACGACCAGCAGGACGAGCTGCTGGTCGACGCCATCCACGACGACAGCGGCTACCGCACCATCCGCGATCACCTGGCGGCGCAGTACAACCTCGGCAACCGCGAGCCCAACGTGCAGATCTGGAACGTCGACCGCCGCGGCGACCGCTCGCTGACCCTGCGCCACTACCAGCACGAACGCAAGCCACTGGCCAGCTCCACCGAGGACGTGCTGCGCCACCTGCACCGCCTGTGGGGCTTCGACGTGCACCTGGAGAGCATGCAGGGCGAACAGCGCGTGAACGTGCAGCACATGCCGCCCAAGCGCGAGCGCGAGACGGAAGGCAGCCACTTCGACCTGATCGCCCGCCCGGTCTGA
- the folB gene encoding dihydroneopterin aldolase, giving the protein MDIVFIDGLEVDTVIGVYDWERGIRQCLILDLQLGWDIRPAAAGDDLAAALDYAAVSARVQAFAAESTFQLVETFAERLATLLMAEFGIRWLRLRIAKPGAVPAARGGVGVEIERGCR; this is encoded by the coding sequence GTGGACATAGTCTTCATCGACGGCCTGGAGGTCGACACCGTCATCGGCGTGTACGACTGGGAGCGCGGCATCCGCCAGTGTCTGATCCTGGACCTGCAGCTGGGCTGGGACATCCGCCCGGCGGCGGCCGGCGACGACCTGGCCGCAGCGCTCGACTACGCGGCGGTCAGTGCTCGGGTACAGGCCTTCGCGGCCGAGAGCACCTTCCAGCTGGTGGAAACCTTCGCCGAGCGCCTGGCCACGCTGCTGATGGCCGAGTTCGGCATCCGCTGGCTGCGCCTGCGCATCGCCAAGCCCGGCGCGGTGCCGGCGGCGCGCGGCGGCGTCGGCGTGGAGATCGAGCGCGGATGCCGCTGA
- a CDS encoding YeaH/YhbH family protein — protein sequence MSYVIDRRLNGKNKSTVNRQRFLRRYRDHIKKAVEEAVSRRSITDMEHGEQISIPSRDIDEPVLHHGRGGRQTIIHPGNKEFTTGERIPRPSGGGGGGSGQGKASNSGEGMDDFVFQITQEEFLDFMFEDLALPNLVKKHLTGIDSFKTVRAGISSEGTPARLNIVRTLRSAHARRIALSGSSRNHLRELKAELERLKVEEPDNFSDIRDLEEKIAGLRARIERLPFLDTFDLKYNLLVKQPNPTSKAVMFCLMDVSGSMTQATKDIAKRFFILLYLFLKRSYDKIEVVFIRHHTSAKEVDEQEFFYSRETGGTIVSSALKLMQEVMAARYPAHEWNIYAAQASDGDNWNDDSPVCRDILLRQIMPFVQYFSYVEITPREHQALWHEYEQVAAAFPDSFAQQQIVSAADIYPVFRELFQRRVAA from the coding sequence ATGAGTTACGTCATCGACCGACGACTGAACGGCAAGAACAAGAGCACGGTGAACCGCCAGCGCTTCCTGCGGCGTTACCGTGACCACATCAAGAAGGCGGTGGAGGAAGCCGTCAGCCGGCGCTCCATCACCGACATGGAACACGGCGAGCAGATCAGCATTCCCTCCCGCGACATCGACGAACCGGTGCTGCACCACGGCCGCGGCGGCCGGCAGACCATCATCCATCCCGGCAACAAGGAGTTCACCACCGGCGAGCGCATCCCGCGGCCCTCCGGCGGTGGCGGCGGCGGTTCCGGCCAGGGCAAGGCCAGCAACTCCGGCGAGGGCATGGACGACTTCGTGTTCCAGATCACCCAGGAGGAGTTCCTCGACTTCATGTTCGAGGATCTCGCCCTGCCCAACCTGGTGAAGAAGCATCTCACCGGCATCGACAGCTTCAAGACGGTGCGCGCCGGCATCAGCAGCGAGGGCACGCCCGCCCGCCTGAACATCGTGCGCACCCTGCGCTCGGCCCACGCCCGGCGCATCGCCCTGTCCGGCTCCAGCCGCAACCACCTGCGCGAGCTGAAGGCCGAGCTGGAACGGCTGAAGGTCGAGGAGCCGGACAACTTCAGCGACATCCGCGACCTGGAGGAGAAGATCGCCGGACTGCGCGCGCGCATCGAGCGCCTGCCGTTCCTCGACACCTTCGACCTCAAGTACAACCTGCTGGTCAAGCAGCCCAACCCGACCTCCAAGGCGGTGATGTTCTGCCTGATGGACGTCTCCGGCTCGATGACCCAGGCCACCAAGGACATCGCCAAGCGCTTCTTCATCCTCCTCTACCTGTTCCTCAAGCGCAGCTACGACAAGATCGAGGTGGTGTTCATCCGCCACCACACCAGCGCCAAGGAGGTCGACGAGCAGGAGTTCTTCTACTCGCGCGAGACCGGCGGCACCATCGTCTCCAGCGCGCTCAAGCTGATGCAGGAAGTGATGGCCGCGCGCTACCCGGCCCACGAATGGAACATCTACGCCGCCCAGGCCTCGGACGGCGACAACTGGAACGACGACTCGCCGGTGTGCCGCGACATCCTGCTGCGCCAGATCATGCCGTTCGTGCAGTACTTCAGCTACGTGGAGATCACCCCGCGCGAACATCAGGCGCTGTGGCACGAGTACGAGCAGGTCGCCGCGGCCTTCCCGGACAGCTTCGCCCAGCAGCAGATCGTTTCCGCCGCCGACATCTACCCGGTATTCCGCGAACTCTTCCAGAGGAGGGTCGCCGCATGA
- the folK gene encoding 2-amino-4-hydroxy-6-hydroxymethyldihydropteridine diphosphokinase: MPLTTVFLGLGSNVRRHAHLTAGLDALAAFLVDMRCSPVFESEAVGIRSGPFYNLAVTARTELPLAELDRRLKAIEADNGRYAPDRKGLPLDIDVLLYDDLVGDFDGLQLPRAEILRNAFVLWPLALLAPEARHPAEGRSFAALWQAMRSEQRLWPVPFVWRGAELTPEELRSSFPPPAP; encoded by the coding sequence ATGCCGCTGACCACGGTGTTTCTCGGCCTGGGCAGCAATGTCCGCCGCCACGCGCATCTGACCGCCGGCCTCGACGCACTGGCGGCCTTTCTCGTCGACATGCGCTGTTCGCCGGTGTTCGAGAGCGAGGCGGTGGGCATCCGCAGCGGCCCGTTCTACAACCTCGCGGTGACGGCGCGGACCGAGCTGCCGCTGGCCGAGCTGGATCGCCGGCTCAAGGCCATCGAGGCGGACAACGGCCGCTATGCGCCCGACCGCAAGGGCCTGCCGCTGGACATCGACGTGCTGCTCTACGACGACCTGGTGGGCGACTTCGACGGCCTGCAACTGCCGCGCGCGGAGATCCTGCGCAACGCCTTCGTGCTCTGGCCGCTGGCCCTGCTCGCCCCCGAGGCGCGCCATCCGGCCGAGGGGCGCAGTTTCGCCGCCCTCTGGCAGGCGATGCGCAGCGAGCAGCGCCTGTGGCCGGTGCCCTTCGTCTGGCGCGGCGCGGAGCTGACGCCGGAAGAGCTGCGCAGCAGCTTTCCGCCTCCGGCACCCTAG
- the rpsU gene encoding 30S ribosomal protein S21 — MPAVKVKENEPFDVALRRFKRSCEKAGVLAEVRSREFYEKPTAERKRKAAAAVKRHAKKVQREQRRRERLY, encoded by the coding sequence ATGCCCGCCGTCAAAGTTAAAGAGAACGAACCCTTCGACGTAGCCCTGCGTCGTTTCAAGCGCTCCTGCGAAAAAGCCGGTGTTCTGGCTGAAGTGCGTAGCCGCGAGTTCTACGAAAAGCCCACCGCCGAGCGCAAGCGCAAGGCCGCGGCTGCCGTGAAGCGCCACGCCAAGAAAGTGCAGCGCGAGCAGCGTCGCCGCGAGCGTCTGTACTGA
- the dnaG gene encoding DNA primase, producing the protein MAGLIPQRFIDDLLNRTDIVEVVGARVQLKKTGKNYSACCPFHQEKTPSFTVSPDKQFYYCFGCGAGGNALGFIMDHDHLDFPQAVEELAKRAGLEVPREDSRPGQKPRQSVDSPLYPLLGAAADYYRQALKSHPARQAAVNYLKGRGLSGTIARDFGLGFAPPGWDNLLKHLGGDSLQQKAMIDAGLLIENAEGRRYDRFRDRVMFPIRDSRGRVIAFGGRVLGDDKPKYLNSPETPVFHKGQELYGLYEARRSNRDLDEILVVEGYMDVIALAQQGLRNAVATLGTATSEEHIKRLFRVVPSILFCFDGDSAGRNAAWRALESCLPSLQDGRRVRFLFLPEGEDPDSLVRSEGADAFRARISQQAEPLAEYFFRHLAEEADPSTLEGKAHLATLAAPLLEKIPGANLRALMRQRLGAITGLTGEALTQSSPAPGGEVPPTDFPTSYAYADGIEYAAATGHPERPASQERKPWQKNDWKGRKGEARREPPAVMPPRGGAGVESPTLSALRTLLHHPQLAQKVEDAGHFAAEDDTWTQLLVALLESLQKQPQQNSLQLIARWHGTEQGRLLRGLAEKEWLISQDNLEQQFFDTITTLAARQRERSLEGLLRKARHSELSAEEKLRLRALLSRSEAP; encoded by the coding sequence ATGGCCGGCCTGATCCCCCAGCGCTTCATCGACGACCTGCTCAACCGCACCGACATCGTCGAGGTGGTGGGCGCGCGCGTGCAGCTGAAGAAGACCGGCAAGAACTACAGCGCCTGCTGCCCGTTCCACCAGGAAAAGACCCCCTCGTTCACCGTCAGCCCGGACAAGCAGTTCTACTACTGCTTCGGCTGCGGCGCCGGCGGCAACGCCCTCGGCTTCATCATGGACCACGACCACCTGGACTTCCCCCAGGCGGTCGAGGAGCTGGCCAAGCGCGCCGGCCTCGAGGTCCCGCGCGAGGACAGCCGCCCCGGGCAGAAGCCGCGCCAGAGCGTGGACTCGCCGCTGTACCCGCTGCTCGGCGCCGCCGCCGACTACTACCGCCAGGCGCTGAAGAGTCACCCGGCGCGTCAGGCGGCGGTGAACTACCTCAAGGGCCGCGGCCTGTCCGGCACCATCGCCCGCGACTTCGGCCTCGGCTTCGCCCCGCCCGGCTGGGACAACCTGTTGAAGCACCTGGGCGGCGACAGCCTGCAGCAGAAGGCGATGATCGACGCCGGCCTGCTGATCGAGAACGCCGAGGGCCGCCGCTACGACCGCTTCCGCGACCGGGTGATGTTCCCGATCCGCGACAGCCGCGGCCGGGTGATCGCCTTCGGCGGCCGGGTGCTCGGCGACGACAAGCCCAAGTACCTCAACTCGCCGGAAACCCCGGTGTTCCACAAGGGTCAGGAACTCTACGGCCTGTACGAGGCGCGCAGGAGCAACCGCGACCTCGACGAGATCCTGGTGGTCGAGGGCTACATGGACGTCATCGCCCTGGCCCAGCAGGGCCTGCGCAATGCGGTGGCGACCCTCGGCACAGCGACCAGCGAGGAGCACATCAAGCGCCTGTTCCGCGTCGTGCCGAGCATCCTGTTCTGCTTCGACGGCGACAGCGCCGGACGCAACGCCGCCTGGCGGGCGCTGGAATCCTGCCTGCCGAGCCTGCAGGACGGCCGCCGGGTGCGCTTCCTGTTCCTCCCCGAGGGCGAGGACCCTGACAGCCTGGTGCGCAGCGAGGGCGCCGACGCCTTCCGCGCCCGCATCAGCCAGCAGGCCGAACCGCTGGCCGAGTACTTCTTCCGCCATCTCGCCGAGGAAGCCGACCCGAGCACCCTCGAGGGCAAGGCGCACCTGGCCACCCTGGCCGCACCGCTGCTGGAGAAGATCCCTGGCGCCAACCTGCGCGCCCTGATGCGCCAGCGCCTCGGCGCGATCACCGGCCTGACCGGCGAGGCGCTCACCCAGTCGTCGCCTGCCCCGGGCGGCGAGGTGCCGCCGACCGACTTCCCGACGTCCTATGCCTATGCGGACGGCATCGAGTATGCCGCAGCGACCGGCCACCCCGAGCGCCCCGCCAGCCAGGAGCGCAAGCCCTGGCAGAAGAACGACTGGAAGGGCCGCAAGGGCGAGGCGCGCCGCGAGCCGCCGGCGGTCATGCCGCCGCGCGGCGGCGCCGGCGTCGAGTCGCCGACCCTCAGCGCCCTGCGCACCCTGCTGCACCATCCGCAGCTGGCGCAGAAGGTCGAGGACGCCGGCCACTTCGCCGCCGAGGACGACACCTGGACCCAGCTGCTGGTGGCCCTGCTGGAATCGCTGCAGAAACAGCCGCAGCAGAACTCGCTGCAACTGATCGCCCGCTGGCACGGCACGGAACAAGGGCGCCTGCTCCGCGGTCTAGCGGAAAAGGAATGGCTGATCAGTCAGGACAACCTTGAACAACAGTTTTTCGACACTATAACTACCTTGGCAGCCCGCCAGCGTGAGCGCAGCCTCGAAGGCCTGTTGCGCAAAGCGCGGCACAGCGAACTCAGCGCGGAGGAAAAGCTCCGCCTGCGCGCGCTTCTCAGCCGAAGCGAAGCCCCGTGA
- a CDS encoding PrkA family serine protein kinase: MSIFSHFQQRYETTRQEEYSLQEYLDLCKQDPLTYASAAERMLKAIGEAQLVDTSTDPRLSRIFSNKVIRRYPAFADFHGMEDCIDQIVSYFRHAAQGLEEKKQILYLLGPVGGGKSSLAEKLKHLMEHIPFYAIKGSPVFESPLGLFNPDEDGAILEEEYGIPRRYLSSIMSPWATKRLNEFGGDISKFRVVKLYPSILNQIAIAKTEPGDENNQDISALVGKVDIRKLEEFPQNDPDAYSYSGALCRANQGIMEFVEMFKAPIKVLHPLLTATQEGNYNSTEGLGAIPYSGILLAHSNEAEWHSFRNNKNNEAFIDRIYIVKVPYCLRVTDEIRIYDKLLVNSSLAQAHCAPDTLKMLAQFSVLSRLKEPENSNIYSKMRVYDGENLKDTDPKAKSIQEYRDSAGVDEGMTGLSTRFAFKILSKVFNFDPHEVAANPVHLLYVLEQQIEQEQFPAETRERYLRFIKEYLAPRYVEFIGKEIQTAYLESYSEYGQNIFDRYVLYADFWIQDQEYRDPETGEILNRGALNEELEKIEKPAGISNPKDFRNEIVNFVLRARANNNGKNPSWLSYEKLRAVIEKKMFSNTEDLLPVISFNAKGSKDEQQKHNDFVRRMVERGYTEKQVRLLAEWYLRVRKSQ; the protein is encoded by the coding sequence ATGAGCATTTTCAGCCATTTCCAGCAACGCTACGAAACAACGCGCCAGGAAGAGTACTCCCTGCAGGAGTATCTCGACCTCTGCAAGCAGGATCCCCTGACCTACGCCAGCGCCGCCGAGCGCATGCTCAAGGCCATCGGCGAGGCGCAACTGGTGGATACCTCCACCGATCCGAGGCTGTCGCGGATCTTCTCCAACAAGGTGATCCGCCGCTACCCGGCCTTCGCCGACTTCCATGGCATGGAAGACTGCATCGACCAGATCGTCTCCTACTTCCGCCACGCCGCCCAGGGCCTGGAAGAGAAGAAGCAGATCCTCTACCTGCTCGGCCCGGTCGGCGGCGGCAAGTCGTCCCTGGCCGAGAAGCTCAAGCACCTGATGGAGCACATCCCCTTCTACGCCATCAAGGGCTCGCCGGTGTTCGAGTCGCCGCTCGGCCTGTTCAACCCTGACGAGGACGGCGCCATCCTCGAGGAAGAGTACGGCATCCCGCGCCGCTACCTGAGTTCGATCATGTCGCCGTGGGCGACCAAGCGCCTCAACGAGTTCGGCGGCGACATCAGCAAGTTCCGCGTGGTCAAGCTGTACCCGTCGATCCTCAACCAGATCGCCATCGCCAAGACCGAACCGGGCGACGAGAACAACCAGGACATCTCCGCGCTGGTCGGCAAGGTCGACATCCGCAAGCTGGAGGAATTCCCGCAGAACGACCCTGACGCCTACAGCTACTCCGGCGCCCTGTGCCGCGCCAACCAGGGCATCATGGAATTCGTCGAGATGTTCAAGGCGCCGATCAAGGTGCTGCACCCGCTGCTGACCGCCACCCAGGAGGGCAACTACAACAGCACCGAGGGCCTCGGCGCCATCCCCTACAGCGGCATCCTGCTGGCCCACTCCAACGAGGCCGAGTGGCACAGCTTCCGCAACAACAAGAACAACGAGGCGTTCATCGACCGCATCTACATCGTCAAGGTGCCCTACTGCCTGCGCGTCACCGACGAGATCAGGATCTACGACAAGCTGCTGGTCAACAGCTCGCTGGCTCAGGCGCACTGCGCGCCGGACACCCTGAAGATGCTCGCCCAGTTCTCCGTGCTGAGTCGCCTGAAGGAGCCGGAGAACTCCAACATCTACTCGAAGATGCGCGTCTACGACGGCGAGAACCTCAAGGACACCGATCCCAAGGCCAAGTCGATCCAGGAGTACCGCGACAGCGCCGGCGTCGACGAGGGCATGACCGGCCTGTCGACCCGCTTCGCCTTCAAGATCCTGTCCAAGGTGTTCAACTTCGACCCGCACGAGGTGGCGGCCAACCCGGTGCACCTGCTCTACGTGCTGGAACAGCAGATCGAGCAGGAGCAGTTCCCCGCCGAGACGCGCGAGCGTTACCTGCGCTTCATCAAGGAATACCTGGCGCCGCGCTACGTGGAGTTCATCGGCAAGGAGATCCAGACCGCCTACCTCGAGTCCTACAGCGAGTACGGGCAGAACATCTTCGACCGCTACGTGCTGTACGCCGACTTCTGGATCCAGGACCAGGAGTACCGCGACCCGGAAACCGGCGAGATCCTCAACCGCGGCGCCCTCAACGAGGAGCTGGAGAAGATCGAGAAACCGGCCGGCATCAGCAACCCGAAGGACTTCCGCAACGAGATCGTCAACTTCGTGCTGCGGGCACGGGCCAACAACAACGGCAAGAACCCCTCGTGGCTGTCCTACGAGAAACTGCGCGCGGTGATCGAGAAGAAGATGTTCTCCAACACCGAGGACCTGCTGCCGGTCATCAGCTTCAACGCCAAGGGCAGCAAGGACGAGCAGCAGAAGCACAACGACTTCGTGCGGCGCATGGTCGAGCGCGGCTACACCGAGAAACAGGTACGCCTGCTCGCCGAATGGTATCTGCGCGTCCGCAAGTCGCAGTAG
- the tsaD gene encoding tRNA (adenosine(37)-N6)-threonylcarbamoyltransferase complex transferase subunit TsaD, with protein sequence MRVLGLETSCDETGVALYDSERGLLGDALFSQIDLHRVYGGVVPELASRDHVKRMLPLIRQVLAESGCGFADIDAVAYTAGPGLVGALLVGASCAQALALAWGVPAVGVHHMEGHLLAPMLEETPPEFPFVALLVSGGHTQLVRVDGIGRYQLLGESLDDAAGEAFDKTAKLIGLGYPGGPEIARLAEQGTPGRFVFPRPMTDRPGLEFSFSGLKTFALNTWRQCEREGGDLEQARADIALAFQQAVVETLTIKCRRALKQTGLKRLVIAGGVSANQALRQALEKMLGELRGQVFYARPRFCTDNGAMIAYAGCQRLLAGQHDGPAIGVQPRWSMETLPAV encoded by the coding sequence ATGCGAGTCCTTGGCCTGGAAACTTCCTGCGACGAAACCGGCGTGGCGCTGTACGACAGCGAGCGCGGCCTGCTGGGCGATGCGCTGTTCAGCCAGATCGACCTGCACCGCGTCTACGGCGGCGTGGTGCCCGAGCTGGCCTCGCGCGACCACGTCAAGCGCATGCTGCCGCTGATCCGCCAGGTGCTGGCCGAGTCGGGCTGCGGCTTCGCCGACATCGATGCGGTGGCCTATACCGCAGGGCCAGGCCTGGTCGGTGCGCTGCTGGTCGGCGCCTCCTGCGCCCAGGCGCTGGCGCTGGCCTGGGGTGTGCCGGCGGTCGGCGTGCACCACATGGAAGGCCATCTGCTGGCGCCGATGCTGGAGGAGACGCCGCCGGAGTTCCCGTTCGTCGCCCTGCTGGTGTCCGGCGGGCATACCCAGCTGGTGCGGGTCGACGGCATCGGCCGCTACCAGCTGCTCGGCGAGTCGCTGGACGATGCCGCCGGCGAGGCCTTCGACAAGACCGCCAAGCTGATCGGCCTCGGCTATCCGGGTGGTCCGGAGATCGCCCGGCTGGCCGAGCAGGGCACGCCGGGGCGCTTCGTGTTCCCGCGGCCGATGACTGACCGGCCGGGCCTGGAGTTCAGCTTCAGCGGCCTGAAGACCTTCGCCCTCAACACCTGGCGGCAGTGCGAGCGCGAGGGCGGCGACCTCGAGCAGGCGCGCGCCGACATCGCCCTGGCCTTCCAGCAGGCGGTGGTGGAGACGCTGACCATCAAGTGCCGCCGTGCGCTCAAGCAGACCGGCCTGAAGCGCCTGGTGATCGCCGGTGGGGTGAGCGCCAACCAGGCGCTGCGCCAGGCGCTGGAGAAGATGCTCGGCGAGCTGCGCGGCCAGGTGTTCTATGCGCGGCCGCGCTTCTGCACCGACAACGGGGCGATGATCGCCTACGCCGGCTGCCAGCGTCTGCTCGCCGGCCAGCACGACGGCCCGGCGATCGGCGTGCAGCCGCGCTGGTCGATGGAGACGCTGCCGGCGGTCTAG
- the plsY gene encoding glycerol-3-phosphate 1-O-acyltransferase PlsY, whose product MPWLLAIVAYLLGSVSFAVLLSRRLGTADPRLGGSGNPGATNMLRLGGRRAAALTLLGDLLKGLLPVLLARLLELPPVQQAWIGLAAVLGHLYPLYFQFRGGKGVATAAGLLLGLHWPTALLALAVWLLLFTLTRTSSLAALLATGLCLPLLAWQQPVLLLPLGLLAGLIVWRHRGNLRDLSAGRERHF is encoded by the coding sequence ATGCCCTGGCTTCTGGCCATTGTTGCCTACCTGCTCGGCTCGGTGTCGTTCGCCGTGCTGCTCAGCCGCCGGCTCGGCACCGCCGATCCGCGCCTGGGCGGCTCGGGCAACCCCGGCGCCACCAACATGCTGCGCCTGGGCGGGCGCCGCGCCGCGGCCCTGACCCTGCTCGGCGACCTGCTCAAGGGCCTGCTGCCGGTGCTGCTGGCCCGCCTCCTCGAACTGCCGCCGGTGCAGCAGGCCTGGATCGGCCTGGCCGCGGTGCTCGGCCACCTCTATCCGCTGTACTTCCAGTTCCGCGGCGGCAAGGGCGTCGCCACCGCCGCCGGCCTGCTGCTCGGCCTGCACTGGCCGACCGCCCTGCTGGCGCTGGCCGTCTGGCTGCTGCTCTTCACCCTGACCCGCACCAGCTCGCTGGCCGCGCTGCTCGCCACCGGCCTCTGCCTGCCGCTGCTGGCCTGGCAGCAACCGGTCCTGCTGCTGCCGCTCGGCCTGCTCGCCGGCCTGATCGTCTGGCGCCACCGCGGCAACCTGCGCGATCTCTCCGCCGGCCGCGAACGGCATTTCTAG
- a CDS encoding multifunctional CCA addition/repair protein: MQIYKVGGAVRDRLLGRPVTETDWVVVGAHAEELIAQGFRPVGADFPVFLHPQSGEEYALARTERKSGRGYGGFTFYASPEVTLEEDLIRRDLTINAMAEDADGRVIDPYGGQHDLALHLLRHVSPAFAEDPLRVLRVARFAARYAPLGFRVAEETLALMAEIAASGELADLTAERVWKEIERALMEPRPEVFIQVLRDCGALEQLLPELQALFGVPQPAQHHPEIDSGEHVLMVLRQCAEHDQPLPVRWACLLHDLGKGLTDPAEWPRHIAHESRGLRLIEAVNARCKAPRDCAELALLVGEYHTHGHRALELRAQTLAELFQHFDLYRRPERFEAFVAACEMDARGRLGLERQPYPQADYLRAAARVARGVAVQPLLEQGFKGAELGEALKRARLAALKAFREAQRANAP, translated from the coding sequence ATGCAGATCTACAAGGTGGGCGGCGCCGTGCGCGACCGCCTGCTCGGCCGCCCGGTCACGGAAACCGACTGGGTGGTGGTCGGCGCCCACGCCGAAGAACTCATCGCCCAGGGATTTCGCCCGGTCGGCGCCGACTTCCCGGTGTTCCTCCACCCGCAGAGCGGCGAGGAGTACGCCCTGGCGCGCACCGAGCGCAAGAGCGGGCGCGGCTACGGCGGCTTCACCTTCTACGCCAGCCCCGAGGTCACCCTCGAGGAAGACCTGATCCGCCGCGACCTGACCATCAACGCCATGGCCGAGGACGCCGACGGCCGAGTCATCGACCCCTACGGCGGCCAGCACGACCTCGCCCTGCACCTGCTGCGCCACGTCTCGCCGGCCTTCGCCGAGGACCCGCTGCGCGTGTTGCGCGTCGCCCGTTTCGCCGCGCGCTACGCGCCGCTGGGCTTTCGCGTCGCCGAGGAAACCCTGGCGCTGATGGCCGAGATCGCCGCCTCCGGCGAACTGGCCGACCTCACCGCCGAGCGGGTGTGGAAGGAGATCGAGCGCGCGCTGATGGAGCCGCGCCCCGAGGTGTTCATCCAGGTGCTGCGCGACTGCGGCGCCCTCGAGCAGCTGCTGCCCGAGCTGCAGGCGCTGTTCGGCGTGCCGCAGCCGGCGCAGCACCACCCGGAGATCGACAGCGGCGAGCACGTGCTGATGGTCCTGCGCCAGTGCGCCGAACACGACCAGCCGCTCCCCGTGCGCTGGGCCTGCCTGCTGCACGACCTGGGCAAGGGCCTGACCGACCCGGCCGAATGGCCGCGCCACATCGCCCACGAGAGCCGCGGCCTGCGCCTGATCGAGGCGGTCAACGCACGCTGCAAGGCGCCGCGCGACTGCGCCGAGCTGGCCCTGCTGGTCGGCGAATACCACACCCACGGCCACCGCGCCCTGGAGCTGCGCGCGCAGACCCTGGCCGAGCTGTTCCAGCACTTCGACCTGTACCGCCGCCCGGAGCGCTTCGAGGCGTTCGTCGCCGCCTGCGAGATGGACGCTCGCGGCCGCCTCGGCCTCGAGCGCCAGCCCTACCCGCAGGCCGACTACCTGCGCGCCGCCGCCAGGGTGGCGCGCGGCGTGGCGGTGCAGCCGCTGCTGGAGCAGGGCTTCAAGGGCGCGGAACTGGGCGAGGCGCTCAAGCGCGCGCGCCTGGCGGCGCTCAAGGCGTTCCGCGAGGCGCAGCGCGCCAACGCGCCGTAG